A single window of Pectobacterium parmentieri DNA harbors:
- the yeiP gene encoding elongation factor P-like protein YeiP, whose product MARANEIKRGMVVNYNDKLLLVKDIDVQSPSARGASTLYKMRFSDVRTGLKVEERFKGDDIIDTITLTRRTVTFSYIDGDEYVFMDDEDYAPYLFKKDQIEEELLFIPEGGMPGIQVLSWDGQIIALELPQTVDLEIIETAPGIKGASASSRNKPATMSTGLVIPVPEYLSAGEKIRIHIPERRYMGRAD is encoded by the coding sequence ATGGCAAGAGCGAACGAAATTAAACGCGGAATGGTTGTTAACTATAATGACAAGTTATTGCTGGTAAAGGACATCGACGTCCAGAGCCCCAGCGCCCGCGGTGCCAGTACATTGTATAAAATGCGTTTTTCGGACGTCCGCACAGGTTTGAAAGTGGAAGAGCGTTTTAAAGGCGACGATATTATTGACACCATCACGCTGACCCGCCGCACCGTGACCTTCTCCTATATTGACGGCGACGAATACGTCTTTATGGATGATGAAGATTACGCCCCTTACCTCTTCAAAAAAGATCAAATAGAGGAAGAGCTGCTGTTTATCCCTGAAGGCGGCATGCCGGGGATTCAAGTATTAAGCTGGGACGGCCAAATCATCGCGCTGGAACTGCCACAAACGGTAGATCTGGAAATCATCGAGACTGCCCCGGGCATTAAAGGTGCCTCAGCAAGCTCACGCAACAAACCCGCCACCATGAGTACCGGTTTGGTCATCCCGGTCCCGGAATACCTGAGCGCAGGTGAAAAAATCCGTATTCACATCCCAGAACGTCGCTACATGGGCCGCGCAGACTAA
- a CDS encoding CobW family GTP-binding protein, with translation MLTKVNVITGFLGSGKTTTIRHLLSQKPKDEVWAVLVNEFGEVGIDGALLADSGAVLKEIPGGCMCCVNGLPMQVGLNMLLQQKKPHRLLIEPTGLGHPKQILSLLTSDIYQPWLTLQATLCLLDARQLSDTRYTENENFRDQLAAADMIIANKRDTYTADDLAALQQWQQASGDGRQIIEVSQGNVDRQQLDHARHNVRELPDGTHHHAHKPTNGLAALKLPDGQSWRRSLNQGQGYHACGWIFEPETAFDTAALLDWVRLSPVSRVKGVMRIKEGTLVVNRQGHDLHIETRSAAPIDSRIEIINETPAEWNTLQTSLLKARLANVD, from the coding sequence ATGCTAACGAAAGTCAATGTGATTACCGGGTTTCTGGGTAGTGGAAAAACCACTACGATTCGTCATCTTCTGTCGCAAAAGCCTAAAGACGAAGTCTGGGCTGTGCTGGTCAATGAATTCGGCGAAGTCGGTATTGACGGTGCATTACTGGCAGATAGCGGTGCGGTTCTGAAAGAGATTCCCGGCGGTTGTATGTGCTGCGTAAATGGTTTGCCGATGCAGGTTGGCCTGAATATGCTGCTGCAACAGAAAAAACCGCATCGGCTGCTTATCGAACCTACCGGGCTTGGTCATCCGAAACAAATTCTCTCCTTGCTGACGAGTGATATCTATCAGCCTTGGCTGACGTTGCAGGCGACGCTGTGCCTGCTGGATGCACGTCAGTTAAGCGACACGCGCTACACGGAAAATGAAAATTTCCGCGATCAGCTCGCTGCCGCTGACATGATTATCGCCAACAAGCGTGACACTTATACCGCCGACGACCTCGCGGCATTACAGCAGTGGCAGCAGGCAAGTGGTGATGGTCGGCAAATTATCGAAGTCAGTCAGGGAAACGTTGACCGGCAGCAGCTCGATCACGCGCGACACAACGTGCGCGAACTACCTGATGGCACCCACCACCATGCGCATAAGCCCACAAATGGTTTGGCCGCGCTGAAGCTACCGGATGGACAATCCTGGCGACGTTCCCTCAATCAGGGACAGGGCTATCACGCCTGCGGTTGGATATTCGAGCCCGAAACTGCTTTTGACACCGCCGCCCTGTTGGACTGGGTTCGCCTTTCCCCCGTAAGCCGGGTTAAAGGGGTAATGCGAATAAAAGAAGGGACGCTCGTCGTCAATCGTCAGGGGCATGATCTTCATATAGAAACCCGATCGGCGGCACCGATAGATAGCCGGATCGAAATCATTAATGAAACACCAGCGGAATGGAATACGTTACAAACGTCACTGTTAAAGGCTCGTTTAGCTAACGTGGATTAA
- a CDS encoding phosphatase PAP2 family protein has translation MSFARLSSILALNVLGIGLFFSWYLPENHGFWLTLDSHIFFYFNRLLVDSPAFLHLVAITNNRAFDGCALIAMGVLYLSFYLKATPAERRRLLIIGFIMLLTAVVLNQAGHLLPVQHASPTLYFSDVNRVSDLTGIPTKDASSDSFPGDHGMMLMIFAAFMLRYFTRTAFAIGLTIMVVFSLPRIMIGAHWFTDIAVGSLSVVLVGLSWWLLTPASDAVIALLNRLLPKKSTV, from the coding sequence ATGTCATTTGCTCGTCTTTCTTCTATTTTAGCGCTCAATGTTTTGGGCATTGGTCTGTTTTTCTCCTGGTATTTACCAGAAAATCATGGTTTCTGGCTCACGCTCGACAGCCATATATTTTTCTATTTCAACCGTCTTTTGGTTGATAGCCCGGCATTTTTACACTTGGTCGCTATTACCAATAATCGCGCCTTTGATGGCTGTGCACTCATTGCGATGGGAGTGCTGTATTTATCGTTTTATCTGAAAGCCACCCCTGCTGAACGTCGCCGTTTGTTGATCATCGGCTTCATCATGCTGTTAACCGCCGTGGTACTGAATCAGGCGGGACATCTGCTTCCTGTTCAACATGCCAGCCCGACGCTCTACTTTAGCGACGTCAACCGCGTCTCAGACTTAACAGGTATCCCAACCAAAGATGCTTCATCGGACAGTTTCCCTGGCGACCACGGCATGATGCTGATGATCTTTGCCGCTTTTATGCTGCGCTATTTTACCCGCACCGCTTTCGCTATCGGCCTGACCATCATGGTGGTTTTCTCATTACCTCGCATCATGATCGGTGCACATTGGTTTACCGATATTGCTGTCGGTTCGCTCTCGGTTGTTCTGGTTGGCCTAAGCTGGTGGTTATTAACGCCAGCAAGCGATGCGGTTATTGCCCTGTTAAACCGGCTATTACCTAAAAAATCGACAGTATAA
- the mepS gene encoding bifunctional murein DD-endopeptidase/murein LD-carboxypeptidase, with protein sequence MVKSQPILRYIWRAVPAVAVAMMLSACGSNSAYNHKAQTDMHAVNDKDGLLLQASQDEFEALVRNVDIKSKLLNQYASWKGVTYRLGGDSRRGIDCSAFVQRTFREQFGMDLPRSTYEQQEIGQKIQRNKLRVGDLVLFRAGSTGRHVGIYLGNDQFVHASTSSGVIISKMTEDYWNKRYQEGRRVLNKGKTS encoded by the coding sequence ATGGTCAAGTCTCAACCGATTCTGAGATATATCTGGCGGGCAGTGCCTGCCGTCGCGGTCGCAATGATGCTCTCCGCGTGTGGAAGTAATAGTGCATACAACCATAAAGCTCAAACTGATATGCATGCAGTTAATGATAAAGATGGTCTTTTACTGCAAGCCTCTCAGGATGAATTTGAAGCACTGGTTCGTAACGTGGATATCAAGTCCAAATTACTTAACCAATATGCCAGTTGGAAAGGTGTTACTTACCGTTTAGGCGGTGATAGTCGCCGTGGCATTGACTGCTCAGCTTTCGTTCAGCGCACGTTCCGCGAACAGTTTGGTATGGATTTACCGCGTTCAACCTATGAACAGCAAGAGATAGGCCAGAAAATTCAGCGCAACAAACTGCGCGTTGGCGATCTTGTCCTGTTCCGTGCGGGTTCAACCGGACGCCACGTTGGCATTTATCTCGGCAACGATCAGTTCGTCCACGCCTCCACCAGCAGTGGCGTCATCATCTCCAAAATGACGGAAGACTACTGGAATAAGCGTTATCAAGAAGGACGCCGTGTCCTGAATAAAGGAAAAACCAGCTAA
- a CDS encoding extracellular solute-binding protein, producing the protein MLKRVIAAVLLCTVHFGLHAETIENSSRFALLGEPKYGENFSHFDYVNPDAPKGGSITLSTLGTFDNFNRFALRGVAAARTERLYDSLFTSSDDEPGSYYPLVALTTRHPADFRWIEIEMNPNARFHDGSPITAADVAFTYNMFMTQGVPQFRIYFKDVTAKAVAPLTVRFDFPVPDKNRMFSLLTLPIMPEKFWKHHKFSEPLSYPPPASGPYRITAYRTGQYVTYSRVKDYWGADLPVNKGQYNFDKIRYDYYLDDSVALEAFKAGAFDLREEGSPKNWAAQYQGGNFARGYIIKQDQVNQSAQDTRWLTFNIQRPLFQDRRVRQALALAFDFNWMNKALYYNTYQRTDSYFQNTEYAAKGEPGTEELAWLTPLKDKVPAEVFGPSYQPPSSDGSGYDRQNWLKALKLLEEAGWELKDQKLVNRQTGRPFTFELLLPSAGNSQYVLPFQQSLKKLGITMNVRNIDSTQFNNRIRKRDYDMTAMVYPASLYPSADLQMRWSSQYIDSTYNRPGVSDPAIDSLIEDIVKHQGQKAPLLSLGRALDRVLTWNQFMIPMWYSNHDRFAYWNKFAMPAVRPAYSLGFDGWWFDTKQAATLPAERR; encoded by the coding sequence ATGTTAAAACGCGTTATCGCTGCCGTATTGCTTTGCACAGTCCATTTTGGGCTGCATGCCGAAACGATTGAAAACAGCAGCCGCTTCGCACTGTTGGGGGAACCCAAATATGGTGAGAACTTCAGCCATTTTGACTATGTCAATCCTGATGCCCCCAAAGGCGGCAGCATCACTCTCAGTACGCTGGGTACCTTTGACAATTTCAACCGTTTCGCGCTACGTGGCGTGGCGGCAGCACGTACGGAACGACTCTACGATTCGCTCTTTACGTCTTCTGATGACGAGCCCGGCAGCTATTATCCGTTAGTCGCGCTGACAACACGCCACCCGGCGGATTTCCGCTGGATTGAAATAGAAATGAATCCCAACGCCCGCTTTCATGACGGCTCACCGATCACCGCCGCTGACGTGGCGTTCACCTACAACATGTTTATGACGCAGGGCGTGCCGCAGTTCCGCATCTATTTTAAAGATGTTACCGCCAAGGCCGTTGCACCGCTGACCGTACGCTTCGATTTTCCCGTGCCCGACAAAAACCGCATGTTCAGTCTGCTGACGCTCCCCATCATGCCGGAGAAGTTCTGGAAGCATCATAAATTCAGCGAACCACTCTCATATCCGCCTCCGGCTAGTGGTCCTTACCGCATCACCGCCTATCGAACGGGGCAATATGTCACCTATTCACGCGTGAAAGACTACTGGGGTGCCGATCTGCCGGTAAATAAAGGCCAGTACAATTTCGATAAAATTCGCTACGACTATTATCTGGATGACAGCGTCGCGCTGGAAGCCTTTAAAGCGGGTGCCTTCGATCTGCGTGAGGAAGGATCGCCAAAAAACTGGGCAGCCCAATATCAAGGCGGCAATTTTGCGCGTGGCTATATCATCAAACAGGATCAGGTCAATCAATCCGCTCAGGATACCCGTTGGCTGACATTCAATATCCAGCGACCGCTGTTTCAGGATCGTCGCGTACGCCAGGCATTAGCGCTGGCATTTGATTTCAATTGGATGAACAAGGCGCTGTATTACAACACCTATCAGCGTACCGACAGTTATTTCCAAAACACCGAATATGCCGCTAAAGGTGAACCTGGCACCGAGGAATTGGCCTGGCTGACGCCACTCAAAGACAAAGTGCCAGCAGAAGTCTTCGGCCCCAGCTATCAACCGCCCTCCTCCGATGGCAGCGGCTATGACCGACAAAACTGGCTTAAGGCGCTCAAACTACTGGAAGAAGCCGGTTGGGAATTGAAAGATCAAAAGCTGGTCAATCGCCAAACTGGAAGGCCATTTACGTTTGAACTGCTGCTACCCAGTGCAGGTAACTCGCAGTATGTCCTGCCCTTCCAGCAAAGCCTGAAAAAACTGGGCATTACCATGAACGTACGTAATATCGACAGCACCCAGTTCAATAATCGTATCCGCAAGCGAGATTATGATATGACGGCTATGGTGTACCCTGCGTCCCTCTACCCCAGTGCCGACCTGCAAATGCGCTGGAGCTCGCAATATATCGACTCGACCTATAACAGACCCGGCGTCAGCGATCCCGCTATCGATTCGCTCATTGAAGACATCGTTAAGCATCAAGGACAAAAAGCCCCCCTGCTGTCATTAGGCCGTGCACTGGACAGGGTATTAACCTGGAATCAGTTTATGATTCCGATGTGGTATTCCAACCATGACCGCTTCGCCTATTGGAACAAATTTGCTATGCCTGCGGTACGCCCGGCTTATTCGCTGGGTTTTGATGGCTGGTGGTTCGATACCAAACAGGCGGCCACGCTGCCCGCAGAGCGACGTTAA
- a CDS encoding microcin C ABC transporter permease YejB has product MGTYLLRRLLLVIPTLWAIITINFFIVQIAPGGPVDQAIAAIEMGHGSGYTANSGMDAGMARAGTGGAPNIENVYRGSRGLDPEVIEEITKRYGFDKPIHERYFKLLWDYVRFDFGDSLFRGSSVMQLIKESMPVSITLGLWSTLIVYLISIPLGIKKAVKNGTPFDTWSSTLIIIGYAIPAFLFAIILIVLFAGGSYLDWFPLRGLVSSNFDTLPWYSKITDYLWHIALPVVASVIGGFATLTMLTKNSFMDEIRKQYVVTARAKGLDEKSILYRHVFRNAMLLVIAGFPATFISMFFTGSLLIEVMFSLNGLGLLGYDATLQRDYPVMFGTLYIFTLIGLLLNIVSDITYTLVDPRIDFEGR; this is encoded by the coding sequence ATGGGAACGTATCTGTTACGCCGCCTCTTGCTGGTCATCCCAACCCTGTGGGCGATTATTACGATTAACTTCTTCATTGTACAAATTGCCCCCGGTGGTCCGGTCGATCAGGCCATCGCCGCGATCGAAATGGGGCATGGCAGTGGCTATACCGCCAATAGTGGAATGGATGCCGGAATGGCGCGCGCTGGCACCGGCGGTGCCCCCAATATCGAGAACGTTTATAGAGGTTCACGCGGGCTTGACCCTGAAGTCATCGAAGAGATCACCAAACGCTATGGCTTCGATAAACCGATCCATGAGCGCTATTTTAAACTACTGTGGGATTATGTGCGTTTTGACTTCGGTGACAGCCTGTTCCGCGGCTCTTCCGTGATGCAGCTCATCAAGGAGAGCATGCCGGTTTCGATTACGCTGGGGCTGTGGAGTACGCTGATTGTCTACCTGATTTCCATTCCACTTGGCATCAAAAAGGCGGTGAAGAACGGGACACCGTTCGACACCTGGAGCAGCACGCTCATCATTATTGGCTATGCCATTCCCGCGTTTTTGTTTGCGATCATTTTGATTGTGCTGTTCGCAGGCGGCAGTTATCTGGACTGGTTCCCGCTTCGAGGGTTGGTTTCCAGCAATTTTGATACCTTACCGTGGTATAGCAAGATTACCGATTATTTGTGGCATATCGCGCTGCCGGTTGTGGCTTCCGTGATTGGCGGCTTTGCGACCTTAACCATGCTCACCAAAAACTCCTTTATGGATGAAATTCGTAAGCAATACGTTGTTACCGCGCGCGCTAAAGGGCTTGATGAAAAGAGCATCCTCTACCGCCACGTATTCCGTAATGCCATGCTGCTAGTGATTGCAGGATTCCCCGCCACCTTTATCAGCATGTTTTTCACCGGTTCATTGTTGATTGAGGTGATGTTCTCTCTCAACGGGTTGGGTCTGTTGGGTTATGACGCGACGCTGCAACGTGATTATCCCGTCATGTTCGGCACGCTGTATATCTTCACGCTGATTGGCTTATTGCTGAATATCGTCAGCGACATAACCTATACGCTAGTGGATCCACGTATCGATTTTGAGGGACGCTAA
- a CDS encoding ABC transporter permease, whose product MSRLSPINQARWARFKSNRRGYWSLWIFMVLFILSLFSELIANDKPLLVKYGSQLYTPVLIDHSEKTFGGQLDTTADFRDPYITERISSHGWAIWPLIHYSYDTINYATTASFPSAPSWQNWLGTDSQGKDVVAQVLYGFRISLLFGLALTILSSVIGIIVGATQGYYGGRLDLWGQRFIEVWSGMPTLFLIILLSSVIQPDFWWLLGITVLFGWMSLVGVVRAEFLRTRNFDYIRAAQAMGVSDRAIMFRCMLPNAMVATLTYLPFILCGSITTLTSLDFLGFGLPMGSPSLGTLLLEGKNNLQAPWLGITVFMVLSIVLSLLIFIGEAVRDAFDPSKAH is encoded by the coding sequence ATGAGCCGCTTAAGCCCGATTAATCAGGCGCGCTGGGCGCGTTTTAAAAGTAATCGTCGCGGTTACTGGTCGCTGTGGATTTTCATGGTGTTGTTTATCCTCAGTCTATTTTCCGAACTGATTGCCAATGACAAACCGCTACTGGTGAAATATGGCAGCCAGCTCTATACGCCTGTGCTCATTGACCACAGCGAGAAAACGTTCGGTGGGCAGTTAGATACCACCGCTGATTTCCGCGATCCTTATATCACCGAACGTATCAGTAGCCACGGTTGGGCTATCTGGCCGCTGATCCACTACAGCTACGACACCATAAACTATGCCACCACGGCATCTTTCCCGTCCGCTCCCTCCTGGCAGAACTGGCTGGGAACAGACAGCCAGGGGAAAGACGTGGTCGCACAGGTGCTTTATGGCTTCCGCATTTCACTGTTATTCGGCCTGGCGCTTACGATCCTGTCCAGCGTGATTGGTATTATCGTCGGAGCAACACAGGGGTATTACGGCGGACGTCTCGACCTATGGGGCCAGCGCTTTATCGAAGTGTGGTCCGGCATGCCGACGCTGTTTCTCATCATCCTGTTGTCCAGCGTGATCCAACCGGACTTCTGGTGGCTATTAGGCATTACCGTGCTGTTCGGCTGGATGAGTCTGGTTGGTGTGGTCAGAGCAGAATTTCTGCGTACCCGAAACTTTGACTATATTCGCGCAGCGCAGGCAATGGGCGTCAGCGACCGTGCCATTATGTTCCGCTGTATGCTGCCAAATGCGATGGTCGCAACGCTGACTTACCTGCCCTTTATTCTCTGCGGCTCGATTACCACACTGACGTCACTAGATTTTCTCGGTTTTGGTCTGCCTATGGGCTCGCCATCATTAGGCACCTTATTGCTGGAAGGAAAAAATAATCTTCAGGCACCGTGGCTAGGCATTACCGTGTTTATGGTGCTTTCCATCGTGCTTTCCTTACTCATTTTTATCGGCGAAGCGGTACGCGACGCCTTTGACCCCAGCAAGGCGCATTAA
- the yejF gene encoding microcin C ABC transporter ATP-binding protein YejF, whose protein sequence is MSSSPLLQIDNLSIAFRKGDQEQRVVDQLSLAVNAGETLALVGESGSGKSVTALSVLRLLPSPPVVYPQGDIRFAGQSLLHADEKTLRQIRGNRIAMIFQEPMVSLNPLQSIEKQLIEVLSLHRGMRTDPARSEVISCLDRVGIRQAKNRLNDFPHQLSGGERQRVMIAMALLTQPDLLIADEPTTALDVTVQAQILKLLNELKQELGMSLLFITHDLNIVRQLADNVSVMKAGKAVEHNSCQQLFSAPQHPYTRQLLDAEPSGEPLPVANDDEPLLRVEQLHVSFPIKRGLLRRTVDEKQVVNNISFTLRRGESLGLVGESGSGKSTTGLALLRLIQSRGDIGFDGQPLQGLTRKQMLPFRHRIQVVFQDPNSALNPRLNVEQIIAEGLTVHHKLSKEAREQRVVAVMQEVGLDPTTRYRYPSEFSGGQRQRIAIARALILQPELLILDEPTSSLDRTVQAQILTLLKSLQEKHKIAYLFISHDLQIIRSLCHQVIVLRQGEVVEQGECKQVFTHPAEQYTRELLQFSS, encoded by the coding sequence ATGTCCAGTTCACCTTTATTGCAGATAGATAATCTCAGTATTGCCTTCCGCAAAGGCGATCAAGAGCAGCGCGTTGTCGACCAGCTTTCACTGGCGGTGAACGCGGGTGAGACTCTGGCGCTGGTCGGTGAATCAGGTTCGGGGAAAAGCGTCACCGCGCTGTCAGTTTTGCGCTTGCTCCCTTCCCCACCCGTGGTTTATCCGCAAGGGGATATCCGTTTCGCAGGGCAGTCACTACTACATGCCGATGAAAAAACGCTACGTCAGATACGCGGCAATCGGATCGCAATGATCTTTCAGGAACCGATGGTGTCGCTCAATCCCTTGCAAAGTATTGAGAAGCAACTGATTGAAGTGCTTTCATTACACCGGGGAATGCGCACCGATCCAGCCCGTAGCGAAGTCATCTCCTGCCTGGATCGCGTGGGTATTCGTCAGGCGAAAAATCGGTTGAATGATTTCCCACACCAGCTTTCCGGTGGTGAGCGTCAGCGCGTCATGATTGCGATGGCGCTGCTGACTCAGCCCGATTTACTGATTGCCGATGAGCCAACGACAGCGTTGGATGTTACCGTTCAGGCGCAAATACTGAAATTGCTGAACGAGCTGAAACAGGAACTAGGGATGAGCTTACTGTTCATCACCCACGACCTGAACATCGTCCGCCAGTTAGCGGATAATGTATCGGTGATGAAAGCGGGTAAAGCCGTGGAGCACAATAGCTGTCAGCAGCTTTTCAGCGCGCCACAACATCCTTACACGCGCCAATTGCTGGACGCAGAGCCATCAGGTGAGCCGCTGCCGGTAGCGAATGACGATGAACCGCTCCTGCGGGTGGAACAGTTGCACGTTTCATTTCCCATCAAACGTGGCCTTTTGCGCCGTACCGTTGATGAAAAGCAGGTAGTTAACAATATCAGCTTTACCTTACGACGCGGTGAAAGCCTGGGTCTGGTGGGAGAGTCCGGTTCAGGAAAAAGCACAACCGGATTAGCGCTGCTGCGTCTGATTCAATCGCGTGGCGATATCGGGTTTGACGGTCAGCCCTTACAAGGACTCACCCGTAAGCAAATGCTGCCCTTCCGTCACCGGATTCAGGTCGTTTTTCAGGACCCTAACTCCGCACTGAACCCGCGGCTAAATGTGGAGCAAATTATTGCCGAGGGATTAACTGTCCATCACAAATTGAGCAAAGAAGCACGCGAACAACGCGTGGTGGCAGTGATGCAGGAAGTGGGGCTAGACCCCACCACTCGCTACCGCTATCCGTCTGAATTTTCCGGTGGTCAGCGTCAGCGTATCGCTATCGCTCGTGCACTGATACTGCAACCGGAGCTGCTGATCCTCGATGAGCCGACGTCGTCGCTAGACAGGACGGTTCAGGCTCAAATACTGACACTGCTGAAGTCATTACAGGAAAAGCACAAAATCGCCTACCTGTTTATCAGTCATGATTTGCAGATTATTCGCTCACTGTGCCATCAGGTTATTGTGTTACGACAGGGCGAAGTAGTCGAACAGGGCGAATGTAAACAGGTATTTACGCACCCTGCCGAACAGTACACGCGGGAACTGTTACAGTTTTCATCCTGA
- a CDS encoding YejG family protein: MDSFQLSVVHRLPQSYRWLSGFAGIKVEPIPLSGREEDNNLIGLKLLSHDGDIAWEIMRQLNQSLSEIQVECAVLEWEGEPCLFLHRNDESTAMCRLKNVGVAIAESVSAQYPF; this comes from the coding sequence GTGGACAGTTTTCAACTTTCGGTAGTTCATCGTTTGCCGCAAAGTTATCGCTGGTTATCGGGTTTTGCAGGTATTAAGGTTGAACCGATTCCGCTGAGCGGCAGAGAAGAAGACAATAACCTGATTGGTCTCAAACTGTTGAGCCATGATGGTGATATCGCATGGGAAATCATGCGGCAGTTGAATCAATCCCTGTCTGAAATACAGGTTGAATGCGCCGTTCTGGAATGGGAAGGCGAACCGTGTCTGTTTTTACATCGTAACGATGAAAGTACTGCAATGTGCCGCTTGAAGAATGTCGGTGTTGCTATCGCAGAATCGGTATCGGCACAATATCCGTTTTAA
- a CDS encoding Bcr/CflA family multidrug efflux MFS transporter yields the protein MQLRRPSHIGLIFILGLISMLTPLAIDMYLPALPTIANEFGVGDGHVQMTLSTYVLGFAIGQMFYGPMADSLGRKPVILGGTLVFAFAGVACALAQTVEQLIYMRFLHGVSAAASAVVINALMRDMFSRDDFSRMMSFVVLVMTVAPLIAPIAGGWLLLWFSWHSIFWAISGAAFLASALIFFFIKETLPPEKQQKFHLRTTIGNFAMLFRHKRVFSYMVASGLSFCGMFSFLSAGPFVYINLYGVSPQNFGYYFALNVVFLFVVTLFNSRNVRRLGAMAMFRTGLVIQFAMGIWLVIVCLFDLGFLPLVFGVALFVGCIAMVASNAMAVILDDFPHMAGTASSLAGTLRFGLGAIVGVILSLASFNSAWPMVLSMALCSIGAFLLYLYAHRSVPS from the coding sequence GTGCAATTACGCCGACCCTCTCATATCGGGCTGATTTTTATTCTTGGCCTGATTTCGATGCTAACGCCATTAGCTATCGATATGTATTTACCGGCGTTGCCGACCATTGCTAACGAGTTTGGCGTGGGAGATGGACATGTCCAAATGACGCTCAGCACCTACGTGCTGGGCTTTGCTATTGGGCAGATGTTTTACGGACCGATGGCAGATAGCCTAGGGCGCAAGCCTGTGATACTCGGCGGCACGCTGGTTTTTGCGTTCGCTGGTGTAGCCTGTGCGCTGGCGCAAACGGTGGAACAGTTGATCTACATGCGTTTCCTGCACGGAGTTTCCGCTGCGGCGTCTGCGGTAGTGATTAATGCACTGATGCGCGATATGTTCTCGCGAGATGATTTTTCCCGCATGATGTCGTTCGTCGTGTTGGTGATGACGGTTGCCCCCTTAATCGCACCGATTGCTGGTGGATGGCTGTTGCTGTGGTTTAGCTGGCATTCCATTTTTTGGGCGATCTCTGGCGCGGCTTTTCTCGCATCAGCGTTGATTTTCTTTTTTATCAAAGAAACGTTACCGCCGGAGAAACAGCAGAAATTTCATCTGCGCACCACCATCGGGAATTTCGCTATGCTGTTTCGCCACAAGCGGGTGTTTAGCTATATGGTGGCGAGTGGGCTTTCGTTTTGCGGCATGTTCTCTTTCCTGAGTGCCGGACCGTTTGTGTATATCAATCTGTATGGCGTTTCTCCTCAGAATTTTGGCTATTACTTTGCCCTGAACGTTGTTTTTCTGTTTGTGGTGACACTGTTTAACAGCCGTAATGTTCGACGGTTGGGTGCTATGGCGATGTTCCGCACGGGACTGGTCATTCAGTTTGCGATGGGGATATGGCTGGTGATTGTCTGCCTGTTCGATCTCGGTTTCTTACCGCTGGTGTTTGGTGTAGCGCTGTTTGTTGGCTGCATTGCGATGGTGGCGTCGAACGCGATGGCGGTCATTCTTGATGACTTCCCTCATATGGCAGGGACGGCATCATCGTTGGCTGGCACGCTACGCTTTGGCCTTGGCGCGATTGTGGGGGTTATTCTCTCACTGGCTTCGTTTAACAGCGCCTGGCCGATGGTGTTATCGATGGCACTTTGTTCTATCGGTGCATTCCTGCTGTATCTGTACGCACACCGTTCCGTTCCGTCCTGA
- the rsuA gene encoding 16S rRNA pseudouridine(516) synthase RsuA, whose amino-acid sequence MRLDKFLSQQLEISRSLVARELHAQRVTVDGEVVKSGAFKLSPEHNVEFDGNPLKQQSGPRYFMLNKPQGYVCSTDDPDHPTILYFMDVPVAYKLHAAGRLDIDTTGLVLLTDDGQWSHRITSPKHECEKTYLVTLEQPLAEDTAAQFTAGVQLHSEKNLTKPASLEKVTDYVVRLTISEGRYHQVKRMFAAVGNRVVELHRERIGGISLDSELEPGEYRELSAEEVASVK is encoded by the coding sequence ATGCGATTGGACAAATTTTTATCCCAACAGTTGGAAATTAGCCGTTCACTGGTGGCGCGTGAGCTCCACGCACAGCGCGTTACCGTCGATGGTGAAGTGGTAAAAAGCGGCGCATTCAAGTTATCCCCAGAGCATAACGTTGAATTTGATGGCAACCCACTGAAACAGCAGAGCGGCCCACGTTATTTCATGTTGAATAAGCCTCAGGGCTACGTTTGTTCAACGGACGATCCCGATCATCCTACCATTCTGTATTTTATGGATGTGCCAGTAGCGTACAAACTGCATGCGGCAGGGCGGCTGGACATCGATACCACGGGGTTGGTGCTGTTAACTGACGATGGTCAATGGTCGCATCGTATTACCTCACCTAAACATGAGTGTGAAAAAACGTATTTGGTGACGCTGGAACAGCCGCTGGCCGAGGATACCGCTGCGCAATTTACGGCAGGCGTACAGTTGCATAGCGAGAAGAATCTCACTAAGCCTGCCTCGCTTGAGAAGGTAACGGATTATGTCGTGCGGTTGACGATTAGCGAAGGTCGCTATCATCAGGTGAAAAGGATGTTTGCTGCGGTGGGGAATCGCGTCGTTGAGCTGCATCGCGAGCGTATTGGCGGCATTTCTCTGGATAGCGAACTGGAACCGGGAGAATACCGCGAGTTGAGTGCTGAAGAGGTAGCCAGCGTAAAATAA